One window from the genome of Salvia splendens isolate huo1 chromosome 9, SspV2, whole genome shotgun sequence encodes:
- the LOC121749195 gene encoding putative late blight resistance protein homolog R1A-4, whose protein sequence is MGAYASVISLKHTIKRLLNSSQIVLIPPSAEILESASNELQSLRKTLIRLDGGSKSSSRKKINAFDEQIREAVYKLEDLLESDLSDQIISQSDEETSGDWNKFSINLRESEHEIVGIVDALKEMELDYIKELDNPEIEQDDGDEPIVSTRIDSCGNETKLIGLSDKFLEIKNRLKRVDGLRFVTPITGMAGIGKTALANEIYNDLDISQQFDLRAWVAVGRKWKLKEILLAIVAQVDANMVEMIMDEEVRKIGDYLKERLKVRRHLIVLDDVWDKQVWNELKNSLFKDDDNNGGKILITTRLDQVGRGASNPVSGIVKMRFLGKEESWDLLREKVFGEELCPYQLEKIGRKIAEKCEGLPLMIVAVANLLCGVERMPDYWDEVLEKKNSVFMDAYGAISKVLYPSLEYLAQVLRPCFLYMGVFPQNFEILKSKVVIMWAAEGFPEPLGWQTANEYSEHCLRALSYNNLVLLHKESTIWNIKSSGVKSCLVHTSVWHLCKTEAKKNKFFHMLHKCGGDLEEGIEGQRRLVIHNNILFAIKDVRNLIEDSCASTARSLLCFGPFCRYQVPVCLGLRLLRVVDALTIRFYEFPIEVVKLVQLRYLALTCDGDLPSSISKLWNLQFLIISQHLSIKPFEAPSYMPMEIWHMKELKHLQVVGSDLRDPCGASLPNLSTLLDVSALCCTKVIFEAIPNLRKLGIQLESEPDAAEALSFLDQISHLKKLQILKCVVVNPDLMTETLFHPHPHPLPTSLTVLKKLHLSGLGYSWEDMSVIGSLPNLEVLKLRCYAFQGRTWIVEEKRFAKLGYLVIEDTDLVEWEVREGGCPKLYYLSIKHCHLLEEIHGRFGHNFGKIEVVDSNPLVETCLRQMIHGYSSQLKFYDPSIYIHYSWLDKKLKS, encoded by the coding sequence ATGGGTGCATACGCCAGTGTGATTTCGCTCAAGCATACGATCAAACGTCTCCTAAATTCATCTCAAATCGTGTTAATTCCCCCGTCTGCAGAGATCTTAGAATCTGCAAGCAACGAGCTTCAGTCGTTGCGGAAAACTCTCATAAGATTGGATGGCGGAAGCAAGAGCAGCAGCAGGAAGAAGATCAACGCTTTTGACGAGCAAATCAGAGAGGCGGTGTACAAACTCGAAGATTTGCTCGAATCCGACCTATCAGATCAGATTATTTCACAATCTGATGAAGAAACCAGCGGGGATTGGAATAAATTCTCCATAAATCTGCGGGAATCTGAGCACGAGATTGTGGGCATCGTCGATGCATTGAAGGAGATGGAGCTGGACTACATCAAAGAATTAGATAATCCAGAAATTGAACAAGATGATGGTGATGAACCTATTGTTTCGACAAGAATTGATTCTTGTGGAAATGAGACGAAGTTGATTGGATTATCTGATAAATTTCTGGAAATCAAAAATCGGCTTAAACGTGTGGATGGGCTTCGTTTCGTGACGCCTATAACCGGGATGGCTGGAATCGGTAAGACTGCACTTGCTAATGAAATTTATAACGATTTAGATATTTCACAACAGTTTGATCTTCGAGCTTGGGTTGCAGTAGGTAGAAAATGGAAGTTGAAAGAAATCTTACTTGCGATTGTAGCTCAAGTTGATGCTAACATGGTTGAAATGATTATGGATGAAGAGGTGAGAAAGATTGGTGATTATTTGAAAGAAAGGCTGAAAGTTAGGAGGCATCTCATTGTGTTGGATGATGTGTGGGACAAACAAGTTTGGAACGAGTTGAAAAATAGTTTGTTTaaagatgatgataataatgGAGGGAAAATCTTGATCACAACTAGGTTAGACCAAGTAGGTCGAGGTGCTAGCAATCCTGTATCAGGAATTGTGAAAATGAGGTTTTTGGGTAAGGAAGAAAGTTGGGATCTTCTTCGTGAGAAGGTGTTTGGAGAAGAGTTATGCCCTTATCAGCTAGAGAAGATAGGAAGGAAGATTGCCGAGAAGTGTGAAGGTCTTCCTCTTATGATCGTGGCGGTGGCGAACCTCTTATGTGGAGTAGAGAGGATGCCTGATTATTGGGATGAGGTATTGGAGAAAAAGAACTCAGTTTTTATGGATGCATATGGTGCAATATCAAAGGTTTTATATCCAAGTTTAGAGTACTTGGCTCAGGTGTTGAGGCCGTGTTTTCTCTATATGGGAGTTTTTCCTCAAAATTTTGAGATATTGAAATCAAAGGTGGTCATAATGTGGGCGGCTGAGGGATTTCCTGAGCCATTGGGATGGCAAACTGCAAATGAATATAGTGAGCATTGTTTGAGAGCTCTTAGTTACAATAATCTTGTTTTGCTTCATAAAGAAAGCACAATTTGGAACATTAAATCCTCTGGGGTGAAATCTTGCTTGGTTCATACTTCTGTGTGGCATTTATGCAAAACGGAAGCTAAGAAAAACAAGTTCTTCCATATGTTACATAAGTGTGGTGGTGATCTTGAAGAAGGTATAGAAGGCCAACGGCGACTGGTCATCCATAATAACATTTTATTTGCCATCAAAGATGTTCGTAACTTGATTGAGGATAGTTGTGCATCAACCGCTCGTTCTCTCTTATGTTTTGGCCCATTCTGTCGTTATCAAGTTCCCGTTTGTTTAGGCTTGAGGTTGTTGAGGGtggtggatgctcttacaatcCGTTTCTATGAGTTCCCGATTGAGGTAGTGAAACTGGTTCAGTTGAGGTACCTCGCCCTCACTTGTGATGGGGATCTCCCTTCTTCTATATCCAAACTTTGGAACCTTCAGTTCTTGATTATATCCCAACATCTTAGCATCAAGCCTTTTGAGGCTCCATCGTACATGCCTATGGAGATATGGCATATGAAGGAACTGAAGCATCTACAGGTTGTGGGAAGCGATCTACGAGATCCTTGTGGCGCTTCCTTACCAAACCTCTCAACACTTTTAGATGTGAGCGCTCTTTGTTGCACAAAGGTGATTTTTGAAGCCATTCCTAATCTAAGGAAGTTAGGAATTCAACTTGAGTCGGAGCCTGATGCTGCTGAGGCATTGAGTTTTCTTGATCAAATTTCCCATCTCAAAAAACTGCAGATACTCAAATGTGTAGTCGTGAATCCTGACCTAATGACAGAAACACTTTTCCATCCGCATCCGCATCCTCTTCCAACATCGTTGACAGTTCTTAAGAAGCTACATTTGAGTGGGTTGGGATATTCTTGGGAAGATATGAGTGTGATTGGATCATTGCCGAATCTTGAAGTACTCAAGTTGCGGTGCTATGCCTTTCAAGGTCGGACATGGATAGTAGAAGAGAAAAGATTTGCAAAACTTGGGTATCTCGTGATTGAAGACACTGATTTGGTGGAGTGGGAAGTGAGAGAAGGAGGCTGCCCAAAACTCTACTATCTGAGCATAAAACATTGCCATTTGTTGGAAGAGATTCATGGAAGATTTGGTCATAATTTTGGAAAAATTGAAGTTGTTGACAGCAACCCTTTAGTGGAGACATGTCTGAGGCAAATGATACATGGTTACTCCTCTCAACTGAAATTTTATGACCCCAGTATTTATATTCACTATTCATGGCTTGATAAGAAGCTGAAGTCATGA